One segment of Phaeacidiphilus oryzae TH49 DNA contains the following:
- a CDS encoding cytochrome P450 family protein, protein MTATTTTSSFTPVRLHGPEHAADPQRSYELLRAQGPVGLAEIDEGVHAYVVTDYRAALDLLRDTETWSKDTRPWLHRVPETSAVRPMVEWRPSVFFADGAEHDRLRTVITDSFALLDPDDVRRRTFRYADELLRGFAAEGRADLVSQYAVRLPLMVFNALFGMPDAEADDLIHALTAMVDGDESDKAKGAQTFQAYLSRLYTSKLSRRGQDLTSWYLDHPNGLDQDEVVNQVLITLGAGNEPLANLIANTLLRLLTDERYFSDLSTGGLPVQSAIHESLWADAPLATYSLHIARRDVAFHGVLIPVGSPVMVSYAAANTCPYAGAPTEGQRSGPRAHLSFAAGPHTCPAQSTALLVATAAVERLLGFLPDIEIAVPKEELTYRPSPVHRSLSALPVTFTALHPQSRVANPWSARTAAVPDTP, encoded by the coding sequence GTGACCGCAACGACCACGACCTCGTCGTTCACCCCTGTGCGACTGCACGGGCCGGAGCACGCCGCCGACCCGCAGCGCAGCTACGAGCTGCTGCGCGCCCAGGGGCCGGTCGGCCTGGCCGAGATCGACGAGGGCGTCCACGCGTATGTCGTCACCGACTACCGGGCCGCCCTCGACCTGCTGCGGGACACCGAGACCTGGAGCAAGGACACCCGCCCGTGGCTGCACCGGGTGCCGGAGACCAGTGCGGTGCGGCCGATGGTGGAGTGGCGGCCGTCGGTCTTCTTCGCCGACGGCGCGGAGCACGACCGGCTGCGTACCGTGATCACTGACAGCTTCGCCCTCCTCGACCCGGACGACGTCCGCCGCCGCACCTTCCGCTACGCGGACGAGCTGCTCCGGGGCTTCGCCGCGGAGGGCCGGGCCGACCTGGTCTCGCAGTACGCGGTCCGGCTGCCGCTGATGGTGTTCAACGCGCTCTTCGGCATGCCGGACGCGGAGGCGGACGACCTCATCCACGCCCTGACCGCGATGGTGGACGGCGACGAGTCGGACAAGGCCAAGGGCGCCCAGACCTTCCAGGCCTACCTGTCCCGGCTCTACACCTCCAAGCTGAGCCGGCGCGGCCAGGACCTCACCTCCTGGTACCTGGACCACCCGAACGGGCTGGACCAGGACGAGGTGGTCAACCAGGTCCTGATCACCCTCGGCGCGGGCAACGAGCCGCTGGCCAACCTGATCGCCAACACCCTGCTGCGGCTCCTCACCGACGAACGGTACTTCTCCGACCTGTCCACCGGCGGCCTGCCGGTGCAGAGCGCCATCCACGAGTCCCTCTGGGCGGACGCGCCGCTGGCCACCTACTCCCTCCACATCGCGCGCCGGGACGTCGCCTTCCACGGCGTGCTGATCCCGGTCGGCTCGCCGGTGATGGTCTCCTACGCCGCCGCGAACACCTGCCCCTACGCGGGGGCTCCCACCGAGGGGCAGCGCTCGGGGCCGCGCGCCCACCTCTCCTTCGCGGCCGGACCGCACACCTGCCCCGCCCAGTCGACCGCTCTGCTGGTGGCGACCGCCGCCGTGGAGCGGCTGCTCGGCTTTCTGCCGGACATCGAGATCGCCGTCCCCAAGGAGGAGCTGACCTACCGCCCGAGCCCCGTCCACCGCAGCCTGTCCGCGCTGCCGGTCACCTTCACCGCCCTCCACCCGCAATCCCGGGTCGCCAACCCCTGGTCCGCCAGGACCGCGGCGGTACCCGATACCCCCTGA
- a CDS encoding PP2C family protein-serine/threonine phosphatase: MTMEGDHDVRRDSSQRLGRSATAATAALAVAALALTAVAAGLRHALDTLGFALDAPAVALIGAVAVSAVRRREAAERAAHRIARAARRAMLRPVAPRVAGLSLAVRYHCPAGADRLLPGDPPGPTLREVDSVGGDLYDVADTPYGLRLIVGDVRGQGLAAAPLAAAVLGHFRDLAYTSPDLVRLTRELDDRLAAALRPEDFVTAVLAEFGPAEVRIVNCGHPAPVRVGERLEPLAGAEPAPPLGLCPEPMQLRARLAPCERLLFYTDGLTEARDGEGEMFRWSEAVRRSLTEPLLDDSLDALLGLLRAHTAEAPGNADDLTLLLVQPLPRPVVPSPADPAHRPRTGI, translated from the coding sequence ATGACCATGGAGGGCGACCACGACGTGCGTCGGGACTCATCGCAGCGGCTCGGCCGGTCGGCCACGGCGGCGACCGCGGCACTCGCGGTCGCCGCACTCGCCCTGACGGCCGTGGCCGCGGGCCTGCGGCACGCCCTGGACACCCTCGGGTTCGCGCTGGACGCCCCGGCCGTCGCGCTGATCGGCGCCGTGGCGGTGTCCGCCGTCCGTCGCCGGGAGGCCGCCGAGCGCGCCGCCCACCGGATCGCGCGGGCCGCCCGCCGGGCGATGCTCCGCCCGGTGGCGCCCCGGGTGGCCGGCCTGTCGCTGGCCGTCCGCTACCACTGCCCGGCCGGCGCGGACCGCCTCCTCCCCGGCGACCCGCCGGGCCCCACCCTCCGCGAGGTGGACTCGGTGGGCGGCGACCTCTACGACGTCGCCGACACCCCGTACGGGCTGCGGCTGATCGTCGGGGACGTGCGCGGCCAGGGTCTGGCGGCGGCGCCCCTGGCCGCGGCCGTCCTCGGCCACTTCCGCGATCTCGCGTACACCTCGCCGGACCTGGTCCGGCTCACCCGGGAGCTGGACGACCGGCTGGCCGCCGCCCTCAGGCCGGAGGACTTCGTCACCGCCGTGCTCGCCGAGTTCGGCCCGGCCGAGGTGCGGATCGTCAACTGCGGCCACCCGGCGCCGGTCCGGGTCGGCGAGCGGCTGGAACCGCTGGCCGGCGCCGAGCCCGCGCCGCCGCTCGGCCTCTGCCCGGAGCCGATGCAGCTGCGGGCCCGGCTGGCGCCCTGCGAGCGCCTCCTCTTCTACACCGACGGCCTCACCGAGGCCCGGGACGGGGAAGGCGAGATGTTCCGCTGGAGCGAGGCGGTACGCCGCTCGCTCACCGAACCGCTGCTGGACGACTCGCTCGACGCCCTGCTGGGGCTCCTCCGCGCGCACACGGCGGAGGCGCCGGGGAACGCCGACGACCTCACCCTGCTCCTCGTCCAGCCGCTGCCGCGGCCGGTCGTGCCGTCCCCCGCCGACCCGGCGCACCGGCCGCGGACCGGGATCTGA
- a CDS encoding TylF/MycF/NovP-related O-methyltransferase, producing the protein MAWQRAVNGALTRLTGYHLTRSNKPRTAPPGPPEAAAPAAPKPAPDPAPAPAPAPEPAAPKPAPPLKLPEDYDEEAKEVIRAVKPFTMTSPERLNAFILATRHVVKHGIPGDIVECGVWRGGSMQACARTLLSLGVTDRDLYLFDTFEGMTPPTEEDTRSDGKTAAELLAAYEKDRPIWAVASLDDVKAGFAELAYPEERLHYVQGKVEDTVPGEAPEQISVLRLDTDWYASTKHELEHLYSRLVSGGVLLIDDYGYWQGSRQAVDEFMEKTGERLLLLRMDEGRIAVKP; encoded by the coding sequence ATGGCTTGGCAACGTGCTGTGAACGGAGCCCTGACGCGTCTCACGGGCTACCACCTGACCCGTAGCAACAAACCGCGGACCGCCCCGCCGGGGCCGCCGGAGGCGGCAGCGCCCGCCGCGCCGAAACCCGCGCCCGATCCGGCGCCCGCCCCCGCCCCCGCTCCTGAGCCGGCCGCGCCGAAGCCCGCGCCCCCGCTGAAGCTGCCGGAGGACTACGACGAGGAGGCGAAGGAGGTCATCCGCGCGGTCAAGCCGTTCACGATGACCTCCCCTGAGCGCCTCAACGCGTTCATCCTGGCCACCCGGCATGTCGTCAAGCACGGCATCCCCGGGGACATCGTGGAGTGCGGGGTCTGGCGCGGCGGCTCGATGCAGGCCTGCGCCAGGACCCTCCTCTCGCTCGGGGTCACCGACCGCGACCTCTACCTCTTCGACACCTTCGAGGGGATGACCCCGCCCACCGAGGAGGACACCCGCAGCGACGGCAAGACCGCGGCGGAACTGCTGGCGGCCTACGAGAAGGACCGGCCGATCTGGGCGGTGGCCTCGCTGGACGACGTCAAGGCCGGCTTCGCGGAGCTCGCCTATCCGGAGGAGAGGCTGCACTACGTCCAGGGCAAGGTGGAGGACACCGTGCCGGGCGAGGCGCCGGAGCAGATCTCGGTGCTCCGCCTGGACACCGACTGGTACGCCTCCACCAAGCACGAACTGGAGCACCTGTACTCGCGGTTGGTGAGCGGGGGCGTGCTGCTGATCGACGACTACGGCTACTGGCAGGGCTCGCGGCAGGCCGTGGACGAGTTCATGGAGAAGACCGGCGAGCGGCTGCTGCTGCTCCGGATGGACGAGGGGCGGATCGCGGTCAAGCCGTGA
- a CDS encoding GTP-binding protein → MVSSPSVDQVRAGARPGAPVYLPDETHRRVKILVAGPLGIGKTTFIRTMSEIPTLHTDEVMTNAAATADDLSLDGLKDKRTTTVAIDFGRLTLGPGTGSQIILYLYGTPGQRRFLPLWEDIARGALGALVLVDTRRLDDSFEVMDLIEEAGLDYAVGVNNFPDSPDYDLEVVRSKLDLAPSTPLVVCDARDRTSSLESLIALSTHLVARAGEAQ, encoded by the coding sequence ATGGTCTCCTCTCCCTCCGTTGACCAGGTCCGCGCCGGGGCCCGCCCCGGCGCCCCGGTCTACCTGCCGGACGAGACCCACCGCCGGGTGAAGATCCTGGTCGCCGGCCCGCTGGGGATCGGCAAGACCACCTTCATCCGCACCATGTCCGAGATCCCCACCCTCCACACGGACGAGGTGATGACGAACGCCGCCGCCACGGCCGACGACCTCTCCCTGGACGGGCTGAAGGACAAGCGGACCACCACGGTCGCCATCGACTTCGGCCGGCTCACCCTCGGCCCCGGCACCGGCTCGCAGATCATCCTCTACCTCTACGGGACGCCCGGTCAGCGCCGGTTCCTGCCGCTCTGGGAGGACATCGCCCGAGGTGCCCTGGGTGCCCTCGTCCTGGTCGACACACGCCGTCTTGACGACTCCTTCGAGGTGATGGATCTCATAGAGGAAGCCGGATTGGACTACGCGGTCGGGGTCAACAATTTCCCCGACTCTCCCGACTACGACCTGGAGGTGGTGCGGTCCAAGCTCGACCTGGCCCCGTCCACGCCCCTGGTCGTGTGCGACGCCCGGGATCGCACCTCGAGCCTGGAATCCCTCATCGCCCTGTCCACCCATCTCGTAGCCCGTGCCGGAGAGGCCCAGTGA
- a CDS encoding amino acid ABC transporter permease produces MTAPAPAPPSTPAPGPVRSGLSPRRRRTLLRGTQYLVLVAALALLGGFADWTVLRQQFLNWSVARQMFPDVITTALVNTVVYTLSGFAAGLVLGLVVALMRLSSVGPYRWLAGAYVEVFRGLPALLIFIFVGVGIPLAFPGVVFPGGTVGQVTVAIGLVSAAYMAETIRAGLQAVPPGQMEAARTLGMSHGMAMRSIVIPQAFRIIVPPLTNELVLLFKDSSLVLFLGVTMQERELTKFGRDLASQTANITPIFVAGLCYLLITIPLGYLVRRLEARHSKAR; encoded by the coding sequence ATGACAGCGCCGGCGCCCGCTCCACCCTCCACCCCGGCCCCTGGTCCTGTGCGCTCCGGGCTCTCCCCGCGCCGCCGCCGGACGCTGCTCCGCGGCACCCAGTACCTGGTGCTGGTCGCGGCGCTCGCGCTGCTCGGCGGATTCGCCGACTGGACCGTGCTGCGGCAGCAGTTCCTCAACTGGTCGGTGGCCAGGCAGATGTTCCCCGACGTGATCACCACGGCGCTGGTGAACACCGTCGTCTACACCCTCTCCGGGTTCGCCGCCGGGCTCGTCCTCGGCCTGGTGGTGGCCCTGATGCGGCTCTCCTCGGTGGGCCCGTACCGGTGGCTGGCCGGCGCCTACGTCGAGGTCTTCCGCGGCCTGCCGGCGCTGCTCATCTTCATCTTCGTGGGCGTGGGCATCCCGCTGGCCTTCCCCGGGGTGGTCTTCCCCGGCGGCACGGTCGGTCAGGTCACGGTCGCCATCGGGCTGGTCTCCGCGGCCTATATGGCGGAGACCATCCGGGCCGGGCTGCAGGCCGTGCCGCCCGGGCAGATGGAGGCCGCCCGCACCCTCGGGATGTCGCACGGGATGGCGATGCGGTCCATCGTCATCCCGCAGGCCTTCCGGATCATCGTGCCGCCGCTCACCAACGAGCTGGTCCTCCTCTTCAAGGACTCCTCGCTGGTGCTCTTCCTCGGCGTCACCATGCAGGAGCGCGAACTCACCAAGTTCGGGCGGGACCTGGCCAGCCAGACCGCGAACATCACCCCGATCTTCGTGGCCGGACTCTGCTACCTGCTGATCACCATCCCGCTCGGCTACCTGGTGCGGCGCCTGGAGGCGCGGCACTCCAAGGCGAGGTGA
- a CDS encoding roadblock/LC7 domain-containing protein gives MTDTSDSSSLRERLQDPSWVLNPLTDINGVLHALILSVDGMVVAASEGLAREEAEGIAAMSSALHGAARTATNSALGAPTSTPVETVTVQTQNGIYMMMPAGSASNAFIAVAGTDKMPMGVAAHTMARQARKLGEHLMSVGARSDDGGTS, from the coding sequence GTGACCGACACCAGCGACTCATCATCTCTGCGCGAGCGGCTCCAGGACCCGTCCTGGGTCCTCAACCCGCTCACCGACATCAACGGGGTGCTGCACGCCCTCATCCTGTCCGTGGACGGCATGGTGGTGGCGGCGTCGGAGGGACTCGCCCGGGAGGAGGCCGAGGGGATCGCCGCGATGTCCTCCGCCCTCCACGGGGCGGCCAGGACCGCGACCAACTCCGCGCTGGGCGCGCCGACCTCGACCCCGGTCGAGACCGTCACCGTGCAGACCCAGAACGGGATCTACATGATGATGCCGGCCGGCAGCGCCTCGAACGCCTTCATCGCGGTCGCCGGGACCGACAAGATGCCGATGGGCGTGGCCGCCCACACCATGGCCCGGCAGGCCCGGAAGCTGGGCGAGCATCTGATGTCGGTCGGCGCCCGCAGCGACGACGGCGGCACATCGTGA
- a CDS encoding amino acid ABC transporter ATP-binding protein, giving the protein MSATTSDTAAPETADAAIEIRGLHKSFGELEVLRGVDFAIAPGEVVCVIGPSGSGKSTLLRCANLLERPTSGRVLVGGTDITDPDVDIDRVRRRIGMVFQQFNLFPHLNVERNLTIAQRRVLGRGQEEAARIARENLDRVGLAEKAGSFPSQLSGGQQQRVAIARALSMQPELMLFDEPTSALDPELVGDVLAVMRGLADEGMTMLVVTHEMGFAREVADRVVFMDGGVVVEEGSPEEVLGSPRHPRTREFLARVVRPEENPEETAST; this is encoded by the coding sequence ATGAGCGCGACGACGTCCGACACGGCGGCGCCCGAGACGGCGGACGCGGCGATCGAGATCCGCGGGCTGCACAAGTCCTTCGGCGAGCTGGAGGTGCTGCGGGGGGTGGACTTCGCCATCGCCCCCGGTGAGGTGGTCTGCGTGATCGGCCCCTCCGGCTCCGGCAAGTCCACCCTGCTGCGCTGCGCGAACCTGCTGGAGCGGCCGACCAGCGGCCGCGTCCTGGTGGGCGGCACCGACATCACCGATCCGGACGTGGACATCGACCGGGTGCGGCGGCGGATCGGCATGGTGTTCCAGCAGTTCAACCTCTTCCCGCATCTCAACGTGGAGCGGAACCTGACCATCGCCCAGCGCCGGGTGCTGGGCCGCGGCCAGGAGGAGGCGGCCCGGATCGCCCGGGAGAACCTGGACCGGGTCGGCCTGGCCGAGAAGGCGGGCAGCTTCCCCTCGCAGCTCTCCGGCGGGCAGCAGCAGCGGGTGGCGATCGCCCGCGCCCTCTCCATGCAACCCGAGCTGATGCTCTTCGACGAGCCGACCAGCGCCCTCGACCCCGAGCTGGTCGGGGACGTGCTGGCGGTGATGCGCGGCCTCGCCGACGAGGGGATGACCATGCTGGTGGTCACCCATGAGATGGGGTTCGCCCGCGAGGTGGCCGACCGGGTGGTCTTCATGGACGGCGGCGTGGTGGTGGAGGAGGGCAGCCCCGAGGAGGTCCTCGGCAGCCCCCGGCACCCGCGGACCCGGGAGTTCCTGGCCCGGGTGGTCCGCCCGGAGGAGAACCCCGAGGAGACCGCCTCGACGTGA
- a CDS encoding ABC transporter substrate-binding protein: MRPTSRSRHRYAAATALAAAVALLATACSAQSQETTLSNGVKLVKKGRLTTCTHLPYAPFQSTQNGKVVGFDVSLIDLVAKKLGVKQQIIDTSFETIKTGAALDAGSCDIAAAGMTITPERKRHLDFSVPYFDATQALMARKGVPATDLAAVESRKLKLGSQSSTTGEDYANAHGGDPVSYESSDAELNGLRTGAVDVIIQDYPVVQNWLKDPANSSKFALAGDIDTGEQYGFAVKKGGNPKLLATVDEVIKQAIADGAYKKLYEQWIGPMPKSAGNIG, from the coding sequence ATGCGACCGACCAGCAGGTCCCGCCACCGCTATGCCGCCGCCACAGCCCTCGCCGCCGCCGTCGCCCTCCTGGCCACCGCCTGCAGCGCGCAGAGCCAGGAGACGACACTGTCGAACGGGGTGAAGCTGGTCAAGAAGGGCCGGCTGACCACCTGCACCCATCTCCCGTACGCGCCCTTCCAGTCCACCCAGAACGGCAAGGTGGTCGGGTTCGACGTCTCGCTGATCGACCTGGTGGCCAAGAAGCTCGGGGTGAAGCAGCAGATCATCGACACCTCCTTCGAGACCATCAAGACCGGTGCCGCGCTCGACGCCGGCAGCTGCGACATAGCCGCGGCGGGGATGACCATCACTCCGGAACGCAAGCGGCATCTGGACTTCTCCGTCCCGTACTTCGACGCCACCCAGGCGCTGATGGCCCGCAAGGGCGTCCCGGCGACCGACCTGGCCGCGGTCGAGTCGCGGAAGCTCAAGCTCGGTTCGCAGTCCTCCACCACCGGCGAGGACTACGCCAACGCCCACGGCGGCGACCCGGTCTCCTACGAGAGCTCGGACGCGGAGCTCAACGGGCTGCGGACGGGCGCGGTGGACGTGATCATCCAGGACTACCCGGTGGTCCAGAACTGGCTGAAGGACCCGGCCAACTCGTCGAAGTTCGCCCTCGCCGGCGACATCGACACCGGCGAGCAGTACGGCTTCGCGGTGAAGAAGGGCGGCAACCCCAAGCTGCTCGCCACCGTCGACGAGGTGATCAAGCAGGCCATCGCGGACGGCGCCTACAAGAAGCTCTACGAGCAGTGGATCGGCCCGATGCCGAAGAGCGCGGGGAACATCGGATGA
- a CDS encoding ATP-binding protein: protein MSSIPETAAGILGGTTLVGAAGAALLARSRSALRGRLRERTAELSRSELDVGSAQAKYAQLLAELRHLVTNRLPAQVQNVESSRFPVPGPLHPDLAEAAELGQSVLDLLAGSVEKSRRRVDASAQAALRGASTDIQALLFQLQTRITELQMKAESVEPDIARVFFEMDHLNEQVARRVQRAAIVCGGWPGMVRPDTFLSEVVSGAQSRLAGYERIKVTSQLPDPRTGVAGRVAEPLAVALGELMANALEHSRDDLEVQVALMQGDSGTVSVVVDDAGTGMTPEAIRRGRRLVSGEDREDLLLTELGDPPALGFAACGRLAADHGFRIEIGQVSPYGGTRAVVSIPPDLLTEMDEEEQMSALAAGTAAPPRSPHVTAPAGPEDFAGPGAREDGGESAGSPAAASSAPAEPASSSEPAPPADANDLPQRRRRNRAAQEAAAPARPVDPDRAAAVWDQFQQGVRSGRSDGEDGDNSENSGEDEK, encoded by the coding sequence GTGAGTTCGATACCAGAGACGGCCGCCGGGATACTCGGCGGCACGACCCTTGTCGGCGCCGCCGGAGCAGCGCTGCTGGCCCGCTCCAGAAGCGCGCTGCGGGGCAGACTACGTGAGCGAACGGCCGAGTTGAGCCGCTCGGAGCTGGACGTCGGCTCCGCGCAGGCGAAATACGCACAACTTCTTGCCGAACTCCGCCACCTTGTGACCAACAGGCTTCCGGCGCAGGTGCAGAATGTGGAGAGTTCGCGCTTTCCGGTGCCCGGCCCCCTCCACCCCGATCTGGCCGAGGCCGCCGAGCTGGGCCAGTCCGTACTGGACCTCCTGGCCGGTTCGGTGGAGAAGTCCCGGCGCCGGGTGGACGCCTCGGCGCAGGCCGCGCTGCGCGGCGCCTCGACCGACATCCAGGCACTGCTCTTCCAGCTCCAGACGCGGATCACCGAGCTCCAGATGAAGGCCGAGTCCGTCGAGCCGGACATCGCCCGGGTCTTCTTCGAGATGGACCACCTCAACGAGCAGGTCGCCCGCCGGGTGCAGCGCGCGGCCATCGTCTGCGGCGGCTGGCCGGGGATGGTCCGCCCGGACACCTTCCTCTCCGAGGTGGTCAGCGGAGCCCAGTCCCGGCTCGCCGGCTACGAGCGGATCAAGGTCACCTCCCAGCTCCCGGACCCCCGTACCGGCGTGGCCGGCCGGGTGGCCGAGCCGCTCGCGGTGGCCCTCGGCGAGCTGATGGCCAACGCCCTGGAGCACTCCCGGGACGACCTGGAGGTCCAGGTGGCGCTGATGCAGGGGGACAGCGGGACGGTCTCGGTGGTCGTCGACGACGCGGGCACCGGGATGACCCCCGAGGCGATCCGCCGCGGCCGGCGCCTGGTCTCCGGCGAGGACCGCGAGGACCTGCTGCTGACCGAGCTCGGCGACCCTCCCGCGCTGGGCTTCGCCGCCTGCGGCCGGCTGGCCGCCGACCACGGCTTCCGGATCGAGATCGGCCAGGTCTCCCCCTACGGCGGAACCCGCGCGGTGGTGTCCATCCCGCCCGACCTGCTGACCGAGATGGACGAGGAGGAGCAGATGTCCGCCCTGGCAGCGGGCACCGCGGCGCCCCCGCGCAGCCCGCACGTCACCGCCCCGGCCGGCCCCGAGGACTTCGCGGGCCCCGGGGCCCGAGAGGACGGCGGGGAATCCGCGGGCTCCCCGGCCGCCGCGTCCTCCGCGCCGGCCGAGCCGGCATCCTCCTCCGAGCCGGCCCCGCCCGCCGACGCCAACGACCTCCCGCAGCGGCGGAGGAGGAACCGCGCGGCCCAGGAGGCCGCCGCGCCCGCCCGGCCGGTCGACCCGGACCGGGCCGCGGCCGTGTGGGACCAGTTCCAGCAGGGCGTGCGGAGCGGACGCTCCGACGGAGAAGACGGCGACAACTCCGAGAACTCGGGCGAGGACGAGAAGTGA
- a CDS encoding DUF742 domain-containing protein, which yields MSRGPARRRMVPSYLAAQGGVTPTVFSLQPLTALRATGLPPGPAHTPGQQRLLDLLSGGALSVSETAAYLDLPVSMCRLLAAQLIDDGCLRAEVPLPDALAPDETAPRPSAGLLKEVLNGLLSLR from the coding sequence GTGAGCCGCGGCCCGGCCCGGCGCCGGATGGTGCCGTCCTACCTCGCCGCCCAGGGCGGCGTCACCCCCACCGTGTTCAGCCTCCAGCCGCTGACCGCGCTGCGGGCCACCGGTCTGCCCCCCGGGCCCGCGCACACCCCCGGGCAGCAGCGGCTGCTCGACCTCCTCTCGGGCGGGGCGCTCTCGGTCAGCGAGACCGCGGCCTACCTCGATCTGCCGGTGAGCATGTGCAGGCTGCTCGCGGCCCAGCTGATCGACGACGGATGCCTGCGCGCGGAGGTTCCGCTGCCGGACGCACTCGCCCCCGACGAAACGGCCCCGCGGCCCTCGGCCGGACTCCTGAAGGAGGTGCTCAATGGTCTCCTCTCCCTCCGTTGA